One genomic region from Panthera tigris isolate Pti1 chromosome D1, P.tigris_Pti1_mat1.1, whole genome shotgun sequence encodes:
- the LOC122231232 gene encoding olfactory receptor 5AN1-like, protein MVGGGNITEVTYFILLGFSDFPRILAVLFVVFLLIYIMTLTWNLCLIILIRMDSHLHTPMYFFLSNLSFMDICYVTSTAPKMLSGFFQKQQTITFVGCAIQYFVFSIMGLSESCLMTAMAYDRYAAICNPLLYSSVMSPTLCIRMVLGSYLAGLSGSVSQLCAILQLHFCGPNVINHFFCDMPQLLVLSCTDTFFVQLLTAILTVIFGITNAFIIMISYGYIVISVMKITSAKGRSKAFNTCASHLTAVSLFYTSSMFVYLSSSSGGSSSFDRFASVFYTVVIPMLNPLIYSLRNKEIKDALKRLQKKRCYC, encoded by the coding sequence ATGGTTGGGGGAGGAAATATTACAGAGGTCACTTATTTCATCCTTTTGGGATTCTCTGATTTCCCCAGAATCCTAGCAGTGCTCTTTGTTGTATTTCTGCTCATCTACATTATGACTCTGACCTGGAACTTGTGCCTCATCATCTTAATAAGGATGGACTCTCACCTCCAcacacccatgtacttcttcctcagtAATCTGTCCTTCATGGATATCTGCTATGTGACCTCCACAGCCCCCAAGATGCTCTCCGGCTTTTTCCAAAAGCAGCAAACTATCACCTTTGTGGGTTGCGCCATTCAATACTTTGTTTTTTCAATCATGGGACTGAGTGAGTCTTGTCTCATGACAGCCATGGCTTACGATCGATATGCCGCCATTTGTAATCCTCTTCTCTATTCATCAGTCATGTCACCCACCCTCTGTATTCGGATGGTGCTGGGGTCCTATCTGGCTGGACTCTCTGGTTCTGTATCCCAATTGTGTGCCATACTTCAGCTTCACTTCTGTGGGCCTAATGTCATCAACCACTTCTTCTGTGACATGCCCCAGTTGTTAGTCCTGTCCTGCACTGACACTTTCTTTGTGCAACTCTTGACTGCTATATTAACAGTGATCTTTGGGATAACAAATGCCTTCATCATCATGATATCCTATGGCTATATTGTCATCTCCGTCATGAAGATCACTTCAGCTAAAGGCAGGTCCAAGGCTTTCAACACCTGTGCTTCTCATCTGACAGCAGTGTCCCTCTTCTATACCTCGAGTATGTTTGTCTATTTGAGTTCCAGCTCTGGTGGCTCCTCCAGTTTTGACAGATTTGCATCAGTATTCTATACTGTAGTTATCCCCATGTTGAATCCCTTGATTTACAGTCTGAGGAACAAGGAAATCAAAGATGCCTTGAAGAGGTTACAAAAGAAGAGATGTTACTGCTGA